A DNA window from Sulfitobacter noctilucicola contains the following coding sequences:
- a CDS encoding deoxyguanosinetriphosphate triphosphohydrolase, with amino-acid sequence MRALYASDPATAMGRLVPEEESTFRSCYQRDRDRIIHASAFRRLKHKTQVFVEHEGDYYRTRLTHSIEVAQVARTIAGALGLNGELTEAVALAHDLGHTPFGHTGEDALHLLMAPYGGFDHNAQAIKIVTSLERHYADFDGLNLTWDTLEGIAKHNGPVTGDLPYALAEYDALHDLELHTHASAEAQVAALSDDIAYNNHDLHDGLRAQLFTEDEIAVLPLIGPAYAEVDRLYPHTDSYRRRHEALRRVFGMMVSDVIETSRAVLDASSATSAADIRHLGRPVIRFSEQMWQDLREIRSFLFNRMYRAPSVMDKRAEVTVVVEELFPLYLSQPDLLPRHWARQIEEAGSDKMRLARMVCDYIAGMTDRYAYAQHARLLGAAE; translated from the coding sequence ATGCGCGCTCTATATGCCTCTGATCCGGCAACGGCCATGGGACGGCTGGTACCGGAAGAGGAAAGCACTTTTCGCTCCTGCTATCAGCGGGACCGGGACAGGATCATTCATGCCAGCGCCTTTCGGCGGCTGAAGCATAAAACGCAGGTGTTTGTAGAGCACGAGGGCGATTACTATCGCACGCGGCTGACCCATTCGATCGAGGTGGCACAGGTCGCCCGCACGATCGCAGGTGCGCTGGGGCTAAACGGAGAGCTTACGGAAGCTGTGGCACTGGCTCATGATCTGGGACACACGCCGTTCGGTCACACCGGTGAGGACGCGCTGCATTTGTTGATGGCCCCTTACGGCGGATTTGACCACAACGCGCAGGCGATCAAGATCGTAACATCGCTTGAGCGGCACTATGCCGATTTCGACGGGCTGAACCTGACGTGGGACACGTTGGAAGGGATCGCCAAACACAACGGACCTGTGACGGGTGATCTGCCTTATGCATTGGCCGAATATGACGCGTTGCACGATCTGGAGCTGCACACACACGCCAGCGCCGAGGCGCAGGTCGCAGCGCTGTCGGATGACATTGCCTACAACAATCACGATCTGCATGACGGGCTGCGTGCACAATTGTTTACCGAGGACGAGATTGCGGTCTTGCCTTTGATTGGCCCTGCTTATGCGGAAGTCGACAGGCTCTATCCACACACGGACAGCTACCGCCGCCGCCATGAGGCGTTGCGGCGGGTGTTCGGGATGATGGTCAGCGACGTAATCGAGACATCGCGGGCTGTGCTGGACGCATCAAGTGCTACGTCGGCTGCGGACATCCGGCATCTGGGACGGCCGGTGATCCGGTTCTCCGAACAGATGTGGCAGGACCTGCGCGAAATACGATCGTTCCTGTTCAACCGCATGTACCGCGCCCCTTCAGTGATGGACAAGCGCGCCGAAGTGACTGTGGTGGTGGAAGAGCTGTTCCCGCTCTATCTGTCACAGCCGGATTTGCTGCCACGCCACTGGGCACGCCAGATTGAGGAAGCAGGCAGCGACAAGATGCGTCTGGCGCGTATGGTATGTGATTATATCGCGGGTATGACAGACCGATACGCCTATGCGCAGCACGCGCGGTTGCTTGGGGCGGCGGAGTAA
- the argS gene encoding arginine--tRNA ligase, with amino-acid sequence MNIFAEIRELILTTLEQMVTAGDLPDGLNLEPITTEPPRDPAHGDMATNAAMVLAKPAKMKPRDIADALAGKLAEDPRITSAEVAGPGFLNLRLAPTVWQGIAKTVLSEGTGFGRGSLGQGQKVNVEYVSANPTGPLHVGHTRGAVFGDALASLLDFAGYDVTREYYINDGGAQVDVLARSVYLRYLEAHGQEVAFPEGTYPGDYLIAVGEALKDKVGDDYLDKGEQYWLEDVRSFATEKMMDLIRSDLKALGVEMDVFYSEKSLYGTGRIEAALEDLKNKGLIYEGVLEPPKGKKPEDWEPREQTLFKSTEHGDDVDRPVMKSDGGWTYFAPDIAYHYDKVQRGFDQLIDVFGADHGGYVKRMKAAVSALSDGKVPLDIKLTQLVKLFKNGEPFKMSKRAGTFVTLRDVVDQVGPDVTRFVMLTRKNDAMLDFDFDKVLEQSRENPVFYVQYAHARVASVLRKAAEAGIATDDATLAAADLSLLNHESELGVLRKLAEWPRLVETAARTNEPHRVAFYLYELAGDLHGLWNKGNEVTSLRFIQDDAATSQAKIALARSTAIVIAAGLGILGVNPAEEMR; translated from the coding sequence ATGAACATTTTTGCCGAAATCCGTGAACTGATCCTGACAACGCTGGAGCAGATGGTCACCGCAGGTGATTTGCCAGACGGGCTGAACCTTGAGCCGATCACAACGGAGCCACCGCGCGATCCGGCACATGGCGATATGGCGACAAACGCAGCGATGGTGCTGGCCAAACCGGCCAAGATGAAGCCGCGCGACATTGCAGACGCGCTTGCGGGCAAGTTGGCTGAAGATCCGCGGATCACCAGCGCCGAGGTTGCCGGTCCAGGCTTCCTGAACCTGAGGCTTGCGCCGACCGTCTGGCAGGGGATTGCCAAGACGGTCCTGAGCGAAGGTACGGGCTTCGGGCGCGGCAGCCTCGGGCAGGGGCAGAAGGTTAACGTTGAATATGTCTCGGCGAACCCGACAGGTCCGCTTCATGTGGGACACACCCGGGGCGCGGTCTTTGGTGATGCGCTGGCGTCTTTGCTGGATTTTGCAGGCTATGACGTCACGCGGGAGTACTACATCAATGATGGCGGTGCACAGGTCGATGTGCTCGCCCGGTCCGTTTACCTGCGGTATCTTGAGGCGCATGGGCAAGAGGTCGCCTTTCCAGAAGGCACATACCCCGGCGATTACCTGATCGCGGTCGGGGAGGCGCTGAAAGACAAGGTTGGCGACGACTATCTTGATAAGGGTGAGCAGTACTGGCTGGAAGATGTACGCAGCTTTGCCACTGAAAAGATGATGGATCTTATCCGCAGCGATCTCAAAGCCTTGGGTGTCGAGATGGATGTGTTTTATTCTGAAAAATCGCTTTACGGCACTGGCCGGATCGAAGCCGCGCTGGAAGACCTCAAGAACAAGGGCCTGATCTATGAAGGCGTGCTTGAGCCGCCAAAGGGCAAGAAACCCGAAGATTGGGAACCGCGCGAGCAAACACTGTTTAAATCGACCGAGCATGGCGATGATGTGGATCGGCCGGTGATGAAGTCCGATGGCGGCTGGACCTATTTTGCACCCGATATCGCGTATCACTACGACAAGGTGCAGCGCGGCTTCGATCAGCTGATCGATGTCTTCGGTGCGGATCATGGCGGCTATGTGAAGCGGATGAAAGCGGCGGTATCGGCCCTATCCGACGGTAAAGTGCCGCTCGACATCAAGCTGACGCAGCTGGTCAAGCTGTTCAAGAACGGAGAGCCTTTCAAGATGTCCAAACGGGCAGGGACGTTCGTGACGCTGCGCGATGTGGTCGATCAGGTTGGCCCCGATGTGACACGCTTTGTGATGCTGACGCGCAAGAACGACGCGATGCTGGACTTCGATTTCGACAAGGTGCTTGAGCAAAGCCGCGAGAACCCTGTGTTCTACGTGCAATACGCCCATGCGCGCGTGGCATCCGTGCTGCGCAAAGCGGCAGAGGCGGGGATCGCAACCGATGATGCAACACTTGCAGCGGCCGACCTGAGCCTGCTGAATCACGAGAGCGAGTTGGGTGTGCTGCGCAAGCTGGCCGAGTGGCCACGACTGGTTGAAACAGCCGCACGTACAAACGAGCCCCACCGCGTTGCCTTTTACCTGTATGAGCTGGCAGGTGATCTGCACGGATTGTGGAACAAGGGCAATGAAGTGACCTCCCTGCGCTTCATTCAGGATGATGCGGCCACATCGCAGGCAAAAATTGCCCTCGCGCGGTCCACGGCGATTGTAATTGCGGCTGGTCTTGGTATTCTTGGGGTCAATCCGGCGGAAGAGATGCGATAA
- a CDS encoding SPOR domain-containing protein, with protein sequence MADFTSSPMAGDYYDDSTSTFGSGPQPSKLTTLTNIAGAALSCVLVVGIGVWGYKLLVRDVSGIPVVRAAVGEMRVRPEDPGGETASHQGLSVNAVAAVGTAEKPADRLILAPKPIDLTEEDQVMPAAMVAAEPQVESQPALPAAPVLEPSEVNAALQSGNVDDLVAQLTNGVAPLADLAEDQAEVVAAVTQTVAVEVTAVEQQIAALQTAPGVRQSVRPKKRPAVRATVTPAALTTEASQPSGGNTAELDAKSLPAGTRLAQLGAFDSAEVAREQWEQLSVRFDAYLGDKQRIVQKATSGGRVFYRLRAHGFEDIADARRFCAALVADNADCIPVVTR encoded by the coding sequence ATGGCAGATTTCACGTCTTCCCCCATGGCGGGGGATTACTATGATGATTCAACTTCAACCTTTGGATCAGGTCCCCAGCCCAGTAAGTTGACAACGCTTACAAATATTGCAGGCGCTGCTTTGTCCTGCGTGTTGGTGGTGGGTATCGGTGTCTGGGGGTACAAGCTGCTTGTACGTGATGTGAGCGGCATTCCGGTCGTGCGTGCCGCGGTAGGCGAAATGCGGGTGCGTCCCGAAGATCCGGGAGGTGAAACTGCCAGCCATCAGGGTCTTTCGGTGAATGCTGTGGCCGCTGTCGGCACCGCTGAAAAACCAGCCGACCGGTTGATCCTTGCACCCAAACCTATCGATCTGACCGAAGAAGATCAGGTCATGCCAGCCGCAATGGTTGCTGCGGAGCCACAGGTCGAAAGCCAGCCTGCGCTCCCCGCGGCACCGGTCCTTGAGCCGTCCGAAGTGAATGCTGCGCTGCAAAGCGGCAATGTAGATGATCTGGTGGCGCAGTTGACCAACGGTGTCGCACCGCTGGCCGATCTGGCAGAGGATCAGGCTGAAGTCGTGGCGGCCGTTACGCAAACGGTTGCTGTTGAAGTCACAGCCGTCGAGCAGCAGATCGCTGCGTTGCAGACCGCCCCCGGCGTGCGCCAGTCCGTCCGTCCCAAGAAGCGCCCGGCAGTGCGGGCCACGGTAACACCTGCCGCGCTGACCACTGAAGCAAGCCAGCCTTCCGGCGGCAATACAGCCGAACTTGATGCAAAATCCCTGCCTGCCGGCACACGTCTGGCACAGCTGGGTGCCTTTGACAGCGCCGAAGTCGCGCGTGAGCAGTGGGAACAGCTGAGCGTCCGCTTTGATGCCTATCTCGGGGACAAGCAGCGCATTGTGCAAAAGGCGACCAGCGGGGGACGCGTGTTTTACCGTCTGCGTGCGCATGGCTTTGAAGATATCGCTGATGCACGCCGTTTCTGTGCGGCACTTGTTGCGGACAACGCGGATTGTATTCCGGTGGTCACACGCTGA
- the nagZ gene encoding beta-N-acetylhexosaminidase, whose translation MPFGAAIIDADGTRLTAEEKAFFRDADPFGFILFARNIETPEQTYALCSEMRDAVGREAVITVDQEGGRVQRMRAPHWREWMPPLDFVARAGENAQRAMYLMYRLIADELRAAGIDSNCAPMVDLAGAETHEFLRNRCYSDNPDRVAILGQAAADGMLAGGVLPILKHMPGHGRATMDSHFDLPRITAAAEDLAHTDFAPFRALRDVPMGMTAHLVYEALDNRPATLSPVMMDLIRQEIGFDNLVMTDDISMKALSGTLAQNAAGSIAAGCDVVLFCNAPLADRRAVCDAAGTMTPAAQTRAERALAMRKKPDDVDIPALERELEALLGGAGHG comes from the coding sequence ATGCCATTCGGCGCAGCGATTATTGATGCAGACGGAACGCGCCTGACAGCCGAGGAAAAAGCGTTTTTTCGGGATGCCGATCCTTTCGGTTTTATCCTGTTTGCCCGCAATATCGAAACGCCGGAGCAGACCTATGCCCTGTGTAGTGAAATGCGCGATGCCGTTGGCCGGGAAGCCGTAATCACTGTCGATCAGGAAGGCGGTCGTGTGCAGCGTATGCGCGCCCCGCATTGGCGTGAATGGATGCCGCCTTTGGATTTTGTCGCGCGCGCAGGCGAGAACGCCCAGCGTGCCATGTATTTGATGTACCGGCTGATTGCGGATGAATTGCGTGCTGCGGGCATTGATAGCAACTGCGCGCCAATGGTTGATCTGGCGGGAGCCGAAACCCATGAGTTCCTGCGCAACCGCTGTTATAGCGATAATCCGGACCGTGTTGCTATTCTCGGGCAGGCTGCCGCAGACGGGATGCTTGCGGGAGGCGTTCTGCCCATCCTGAAACATATGCCGGGACATGGTCGTGCCACCATGGACAGCCATTTTGATCTGCCGCGTATTACAGCGGCTGCAGAAGATCTGGCACACACTGATTTTGCACCCTTCAGGGCGTTGCGTGATGTGCCCATGGGAATGACCGCCCACCTTGTCTATGAGGCACTGGACAACCGGCCAGCGACGTTGTCGCCCGTGATGATGGACCTGATCAGGCAGGAAATTGGATTTGATAATCTTGTCATGACAGACGACATCTCGATGAAGGCGCTTTCGGGAACACTCGCACAGAACGCTGCAGGTTCTATTGCGGCAGGTTGTGACGTTGTCCTTTTCTGCAATGCGCCACTGGCAGACCGGCGCGCCGTGTGCGACGCGGCAGGGACAATGACGCCAGCGGCCCAAACCCGCGCAGAGCGGGCGCTTGCAATGCGCAAAAAGCCCGATGACGTTGACATTCCGGCCCTTGAGCGCGAACTTGAAGCGCTTTTGGGCGGGGCGGGGCATGGCTGA
- a CDS encoding segregation and condensation protein A, producing MAETTFEEDQVSVAERMAAEALIIDVDGFEGPLDLLLTLSRTQKVDLRKVSVLQLARQYLAFVEKAKALRLELAADYLVMAAWLAFLKSRLLLPPDPTEEGPSGEELAAHLAFQLERLQAMRDAAARLMARDQLGRDFFARGQTNEVERVRKVTYTATLLDLMQGYARIRTKDEFRPFVMDRDAVFTMEQALERMRGLIGYAGEWGDLMSFLPEGWESDPVKRRSATAATFAASLELVKEGHLEIRQSETFAPIQLRKKDEPRGG from the coding sequence ATGGCTGAGACCACATTCGAAGAAGATCAGGTTTCTGTCGCCGAGCGTATGGCTGCTGAGGCGTTGATCATCGACGTGGACGGCTTTGAAGGACCGCTTGACCTGCTGTTGACGTTGAGCCGGACGCAAAAGGTAGACCTGCGCAAAGTATCCGTCTTGCAACTTGCCCGGCAGTATCTTGCGTTTGTCGAAAAGGCCAAAGCCTTGCGGCTAGAGCTGGCGGCAGACTATCTGGTTATGGCGGCGTGGCTCGCGTTTCTGAAATCCCGTCTGCTGTTGCCTCCTGATCCGACCGAGGAAGGGCCATCTGGTGAGGAACTGGCCGCGCATCTGGCGTTCCAGCTGGAGCGCTTGCAGGCCATGCGCGATGCTGCTGCACGTCTGATGGCGCGGGACCAGCTGGGCCGCGATTTCTTTGCTCGCGGACAGACAAACGAGGTCGAGCGGGTCCGCAAGGTCACCTATACCGCCACACTGCTTGATCTGATGCAGGGCTATGCGCGGATCAGGACCAAGGATGAGTTCCGCCCCTTCGTGATGGACCGTGATGCTGTGTTCACGATGGAGCAGGCGTTGGAGCGCATGCGCGGACTGATAGGCTATGCCGGCGAATGGGGCGATCTGATGAGCTTCCTGCCCGAGGGGTGGGAAAGCGATCCGGTCAAACGCCGCTCCGCGACGGCTGCGACCTTTGCGGCTTCGCTGGAACTGGTAAAAGAGGGTCATCTGGAAATCCGGCAGTCAGAGACCTTCGCGCCGATCCAACTGCGTAAAAAGGATGAACCGCGTGGCGGATGA
- the scpB gene encoding SMC-Scp complex subunit ScpB, which translates to MAEQERMIEAVLFATSEPVTIKELEARMPHGCDAAEAMVYLRKRYEGRGVDISKVGDGYAMRTAADLGFLMQKETVEVRKLSRAAIETLAIIAYHQPVTRAEIEEIRGVSVSRGTVDQLLEMEWIRFGRRKMTPGRPVTFVVTQTFLDHFGLENARDLPGLKELRSAGLLENRPPPGLGPQLGDGDIEEETTEGQSELFED; encoded by the coding sequence ATGGCAGAGCAGGAACGGATGATCGAAGCGGTTCTATTCGCGACGTCCGAGCCTGTCACGATCAAGGAGCTGGAAGCGCGTATGCCCCACGGTTGTGATGCGGCAGAGGCGATGGTGTACCTACGCAAACGCTATGAGGGACGCGGGGTCGACATTAGTAAGGTGGGGGATGGATACGCCATGCGTACGGCTGCCGATCTGGGTTTCCTGATGCAGAAGGAAACCGTCGAAGTCCGCAAGTTGAGCCGGGCCGCGATCGAGACACTTGCGATCATCGCCTATCACCAGCCCGTCACCCGCGCCGAGATTGAAGAAATCCGCGGTGTCTCTGTTTCACGCGGTACGGTCGATCAACTGCTTGAAATGGAGTGGATCCGCTTTGGCCGCCGCAAGATGACTCCGGGGCGACCGGTCACCTTTGTCGTGACCCAAACATTTCTGGATCACTTCGGGCTTGAGAATGCCCGCGATCTGCCGGGATTGAAAGAATTGCGCTCTGCCGGACTTTTGGAAAACCGTCCGCCGCCGGGACTGGGCCCGCAACTGGGCGATGGCGACATCGAGGAAGAGACAACCGAAGGACAGTCAGAGCTGTTCGAAGACTAG
- a CDS encoding 2'-deoxycytidine 5'-triphosphate deaminase, which yields MAQDAAQGVIPNQLIARMIETGEITARPAVTPEQIQPASLDLRLGDVAYRVRASFLAGHGAAVVDRLQEFEMHRVDLNGGAVLEKGCVYVVPLMERLDLPSGVSAVANAKSSTGRLDLLTRTITDGGTEFDRIAPGYSGPLYAEICPRSFSVLVRPGMRLNQIRFGTGDAVLDDTALRALHAQTPLVNGEAVIDEGLGFSVDLKLPGTTLVGYRAKPHTGVIDLDNIGFYDPADYWEEVHSSNGQIILDPGAFYILVSREAVTIPPDYAAEMAPYLAMVGEFRVHYAGFFDPGFGHASAGGAGSRGVLEVRCHEAPFVLEHGQVVGRLVYERMMAPPTQLYGADLASNYQGQGLKLSKHFKS from the coding sequence ATGGCACAGGATGCTGCTCAGGGGGTGATCCCCAACCAACTGATCGCCCGCATGATCGAGACGGGCGAAATCACCGCGCGTCCTGCCGTTACGCCAGAGCAAATTCAACCTGCCAGTCTAGATCTGCGCTTGGGTGATGTGGCCTACCGCGTGCGGGCATCCTTTCTGGCGGGCCATGGTGCAGCCGTGGTCGACCGTCTGCAGGAATTCGAGATGCATCGCGTCGATCTTAACGGCGGTGCTGTGCTGGAAAAAGGCTGCGTCTACGTGGTCCCGCTGATGGAGCGTCTGGACCTACCCTCCGGTGTATCAGCCGTGGCCAACGCCAAAAGCTCAACCGGACGGCTCGACCTCCTAACCCGCACCATTACCGATGGCGGCACCGAGTTTGACCGCATCGCTCCCGGCTACTCGGGGCCGCTCTATGCTGAGATCTGTCCGCGCTCGTTCTCGGTGCTGGTGCGTCCAGGCATGCGCCTGAACCAGATCCGGTTTGGCACAGGTGATGCTGTCCTCGATGATACCGCGCTGCGTGCCTTGCACGCCCAGACACCGCTCGTAAACGGTGAGGCGGTCATTGACGAAGGGTTGGGTTTCTCGGTCGACCTCAAGCTGCCCGGGACCACGCTTGTGGGCTACCGTGCCAAGCCGCATACAGGTGTGATCGACCTTGACAATATCGGGTTCTACGATCCGGCTGACTATTGGGAGGAAGTTCATTCCTCCAACGGCCAGATCATCCTCGACCCCGGTGCCTTCTATATTCTTGTCAGTCGCGAGGCGGTGACAATTCCGCCCGACTACGCCGCCGAAATGGCGCCTTATCTGGCGATGGTCGGTGAATTCCGTGTGCATTATGCCGGCTTTTTCGACCCCGGCTTTGGTCACGCCTCTGCAGGCGGTGCGGGATCACGCGGTGTTCTCGAAGTTCGCTGTCATGAAGCTCCGTTTGTGCTGGAGCATGGGCAGGTTGTGGGCCGGTTGGTCTATGAACGGATGATGGCACCGCCCACGCAACTTTACGGGGCGGATCTGGCGTCAAATTACCAAGGTCAGGGCCTCAAGCTATCGAAACACTTCAAGAGCTAG
- a CDS encoding MerR family transcriptional regulator yields MSKSPDAFRTISEVADWLGIQAHVLRFWESKFTQVRPIKRAGGRRYYRPSDMQLLGGIKQLLHEDGLTIKGVQKILREEGMSHVAALSPQLDELTQSEIDDTPEAPMLEEAVPEPEEKGVVLNFDAPKAAEPDVSVTKAAEPEAVSEPGPTPEPLTEAAPDAPAEKEEPEPEPQSATEAKTDDLFSQPAEEVSQDDASTEVEAVAETPEPPVKPETGEAAEEDALDGSEDVMAQNAEEVSEPIAHSEEAIQNEDDTVSARKADDDETDDNDTTATLPAFLRRPMNDQAEPTDNAPAESAEPTAESEPEPAEPEHAAAEPATDTPVPEPQEATADEPVEAEPAALKPRIIDLPPFTPENEFDAKPALLSQAIRTRHLSKDQARQIAPLLSKLTILRDSMAARRRNPAPQDTAD; encoded by the coding sequence ATGTCCAAATCGCCAGACGCCTTTCGCACGATCTCCGAAGTCGCTGACTGGCTGGGCATCCAAGCGCATGTGCTGCGCTTCTGGGAAAGCAAGTTCACCCAGGTCCGCCCCATCAAACGTGCAGGCGGCAGACGCTACTATCGTCCTTCCGACATGCAATTGCTGGGTGGAATCAAACAGTTACTACATGAAGACGGGCTGACCATCAAAGGCGTGCAGAAAATCCTGCGCGAAGAAGGCATGAGCCATGTGGCCGCCCTTTCGCCGCAACTGGACGAGCTGACGCAATCCGAGATTGACGACACGCCCGAGGCCCCCATGCTGGAAGAGGCCGTGCCGGAGCCGGAAGAAAAAGGCGTTGTCCTGAATTTCGACGCGCCCAAAGCGGCAGAGCCGGATGTCAGCGTCACCAAAGCGGCGGAACCGGAAGCTGTATCAGAGCCAGGGCCTACTCCGGAGCCGCTGACAGAAGCGGCCCCCGACGCGCCTGCAGAAAAAGAGGAACCGGAACCCGAACCTCAAAGCGCGACAGAGGCCAAAACCGATGATCTTTTCTCTCAACCTGCTGAAGAAGTATCACAAGATGACGCTTCAACAGAGGTCGAGGCCGTAGCGGAGACGCCAGAGCCTCCTGTAAAGCCGGAAACCGGCGAAGCCGCTGAAGAAGACGCGCTGGACGGATCTGAAGATGTAATGGCGCAAAACGCTGAAGAAGTGTCCGAGCCAATCGCCCATTCGGAAGAAGCAATACAAAACGAAGACGATACCGTCAGCGCGCGCAAAGCCGACGACGATGAAACAGACGACAACGACACAACCGCCACCCTGCCCGCTTTCTTGCGTCGCCCGATGAACGACCAAGCGGAGCCGACCGATAATGCGCCAGCAGAAAGCGCCGAACCCACCGCCGAAAGCGAACCGGAACCGGCTGAGCCAGAGCATGCGGCAGCAGAGCCTGCGACCGACACACCGGTACCAGAGCCACAGGAGGCAACCGCCGACGAACCAGTCGAAGCCGAGCCTGCCGCCCTCAAGCCGCGCATCATTGATCTGCCGCCTTTCACACCCGAAAACGAGTTCGACGCCAAGCCTGCGCTGCTCTCTCAGGCGATCCGTACGCGGCACCTGAGCAAGGATCAGGCCCGCCAGATCGCACCGCTTTTGTCCAAGCTCACGATCCTGCGCGATTCGATGGCAGCCCGCCGAAGAAACCCTGCGCCGCAGGACACAGCAGACTAA
- the ihfA gene encoding integration host factor subunit alpha has translation MTNKTLTRMDLSEAVFREVGLSRNESAQLVEAVLDHMSDALVTGQQVKISSFGTFSVRDKTARVGRNPKTGEEVPINPRRVLTFRPSHLMKDRVADGNKS, from the coding sequence ATGACGAATAAAACCTTGACGCGCATGGACCTGAGCGAAGCGGTCTTCCGCGAAGTCGGTCTTTCCCGCAACGAAAGTGCACAACTGGTTGAAGCGGTTCTGGATCACATGTCAGACGCATTGGTGACCGGCCAGCAGGTGAAAATCTCCTCATTCGGTACATTCTCGGTGCGTGACAAAACCGCTCGTGTCGGCCGCAATCCCAAGACCGGCGAAGAGGTGCCGATCAATCCCCGTCGCGTTCTGACCTTCCGTCCCTCGCACCTGATGAAAGACCGGGTCGCCGACGGCAACAAGTCCTGA
- a CDS encoding beta-ketoacyl-ACP synthase III produces MTAGNNLRAVVIGCGHYLPERVVENAEFEAALDTNDEWIRTRSGIERRHFAAEGETTSMMATAAAQAALDDAGLTADDVDAIVLATSTADFTFPSAATMVQAQLGMKQGYAFDVQAVCAGFVFALTNANALIVSGQARRVLVIGAETFSKIMDWTDRSTCVLFGDGAGAVLLEAQNGTGAPTDRGILSTDLNSDGRYRDLLYVDGGVSTGTSGYLRMQGNQVFRHAVGKLAATATTAMERAGVTTADIDWVVPHQANIRIIQGTAKKLDLPMDNVVVTVQDHGNTSAASIPLALSVGRQRGQIKQGDLIVTEAIGGGLAWGAVVLRW; encoded by the coding sequence ATGACCGCTGGAAACAACCTGCGTGCTGTGGTGATCGGCTGCGGGCACTATCTGCCTGAACGCGTGGTCGAAAATGCAGAATTCGAGGCGGCGCTGGATACGAACGACGAATGGATCCGTACCCGTTCAGGCATTGAGCGCCGCCACTTCGCCGCCGAGGGTGAGACGACATCGATGATGGCCACAGCGGCAGCGCAGGCCGCGCTGGATGACGCAGGCCTGACGGCGGATGATGTGGATGCCATCGTACTGGCAACCTCTACCGCTGATTTCACCTTCCCCTCTGCCGCGACCATGGTTCAGGCCCAGTTGGGCATGAAACAGGGCTATGCCTTTGATGTTCAGGCCGTTTGTGCAGGGTTCGTCTTTGCGTTGACCAACGCGAACGCGCTGATCGTTTCCGGTCAGGCCCGCCGTGTGCTGGTGATCGGGGCGGAAACCTTCAGCAAGATCATGGACTGGACGGACCGGTCCACTTGCGTGCTTTTCGGCGACGGCGCGGGGGCTGTCTTGCTGGAAGCGCAGAACGGAACGGGCGCACCGACCGATCGCGGTATCCTCTCGACGGACCTGAATTCCGACGGACGCTACCGAGATCTGCTTTATGTGGACGGTGGTGTTAGCACAGGCACCAGCGGCTATCTGCGCATGCAGGGCAATCAGGTGTTCCGCCATGCGGTAGGCAAGCTTGCCGCCACGGCCACCACAGCGATGGAGCGTGCCGGTGTCACCACCGCCGACATCGACTGGGTCGTTCCGCATCAGGCCAACATCCGCATCATTCAGGGCACTGCCAAAAAGCTCGACCTGCCGATGGACAACGTTGTTGTGACGGTTCAGGACCACGGCAACACCTCTGCGGCCTCTATCCCGCTGGCCCTTTCTGTGGGTCGCCAGCGAGGCCAGATCAAACAGGGCGACCTGATTGTGACCGAAGCGATTGGCGGCGGACTGGCGTGGGGCGCTGTTGTTCTAAGATGGTAA